Proteins from a single region of Belliella baltica DSM 15883:
- a CDS encoding TolC family protein, protein MVFLMLFSFPLYQYSFGQEVVQLTLDESIKYALENNVDAKNAQLEILISKGIIGENRATGLPQINSTVEMTKNLQLPLIILPAEAGGALGGGNGDDGPGTGVNSPDDITVIPFAVNYQSSLSISVEQMIFNGSYFVGLKAAKTLKSLTEFDKEKTENDIIESIKKAFFTVLINKERKELVSANLDRIKQLLEETEALYAEGFVEKLDVSRVKVQLNNLQSEFDKVQAAEEISKQLLKVQMGMPIEMEISLNQEISDINSVEELESLLSNNGYKRVEVDQLETNLELAKLDLKNNQVQYMPNISAFGTFQRVTGAQRFETVLDSDRWFSSSFAGVRLNIPIFDGLRKSYKVQQNRVQIMQLENQKYFLEENIELERYQANITLRNAIRTLNVQEENRELALEVFEMTKIKYQEGVGSNLEVVEADSALKEAETNYFSALYDALIAKVDLEKALGIL, encoded by the coding sequence ATGGTTTTCTTGATGCTATTCAGCTTTCCACTGTACCAATATTCATTTGGGCAGGAGGTTGTTCAGCTGACTTTAGATGAAAGCATAAAGTATGCTTTAGAGAATAATGTGGATGCAAAAAATGCACAGCTTGAAATACTAATTTCAAAAGGTATTATTGGAGAAAATAGAGCTACTGGACTTCCTCAAATCAACAGTACAGTTGAAATGACTAAGAACTTACAGCTACCATTAATCATATTGCCAGCAGAAGCAGGAGGTGCCCTTGGAGGTGGAAACGGAGATGATGGTCCAGGTACAGGAGTTAATAGTCCTGATGATATTACTGTAATTCCTTTTGCAGTAAACTATCAATCATCTTTGTCAATTTCTGTTGAACAAATGATTTTCAATGGGTCTTACTTTGTTGGTTTGAAAGCAGCGAAGACTTTAAAGTCGCTTACTGAATTTGACAAAGAAAAAACAGAAAATGATATCATTGAGTCTATCAAAAAGGCATTTTTTACTGTTCTAATCAATAAGGAGAGAAAAGAACTAGTTTCGGCGAATCTTGACAGAATTAAGCAATTGTTGGAAGAGACAGAAGCTTTATATGCGGAGGGGTTTGTAGAAAAACTGGATGTCAGTAGAGTTAAAGTTCAGCTCAATAATCTTCAATCAGAATTTGATAAAGTGCAGGCAGCTGAGGAAATCAGTAAGCAACTTTTAAAAGTTCAGATGGGAATGCCTATCGAAATGGAGATTTCACTTAATCAGGAAATATCCGATATTAATTCTGTAGAAGAGCTAGAGTCACTTTTAAGCAATAATGGCTACAAAAGGGTAGAGGTTGACCAATTGGAAACCAATCTTGAATTGGCAAAATTGGATTTAAAAAACAATCAGGTTCAGTATATGCCCAACATTTCTGCTTTTGGGACTTTTCAGCGAGTTACCGGTGCCCAAAGGTTTGAAACAGTTTTAGATTCTGATAGATGGTTTTCATCTTCTTTTGCGGGCGTAAGACTAAATATCCCAATTTTTGATGGATTGAGAAAAAGTTATAAAGTTCAACAAAACAGGGTTCAGATTATGCAACTTGAAAACCAAAAATATTTCTTAGAAGAGAATATTGAATTGGAAAGATATCAAGCGAATATCACGCTTCGAAATGCCATCAGAACTCTAAATGTACAAGAAGAAAATAGAGAATTAGCTTTGGAAGTATTCGAAATGACCAAAATTAAATATCAAGAAGGAGTAGGCTCAAACCTAGAAGTAGTAGAAGCAGATTCTGCATTGAAAGAAGCAGAAACCAATTACTTCTCTGCTTTGTATGATGCTTTGATTGCTAAAGTTGATTTAGAAAAAGCACTTGGAATCTTATAA
- a CDS encoding TetR/AcrR family transcriptional regulator, giving the protein MDTREKIIVTAIDQFMHYGIRSVTMDDIARLAGVSKKTIYQEFTDKNHLVLDTFQSALHEDELMMKRLPQLNDGIIEHLIGLSNYIRKRFSEMNPLVMNEIQRYYPQCWQLFEDFKSKCIYQDIVTLLEKGIQEGYFRPEIDPEIIALMRMEQMISLFDPIKFPASKYNMGDLHLEMFEHFLYGIFTEKGKETYLNKKNSQN; this is encoded by the coding sequence TTGGATACAAGAGAAAAAATTATCGTTACCGCAATTGATCAATTTATGCATTATGGCATAAGGTCAGTTACGATGGATGATATCGCTCGCTTGGCAGGAGTTTCAAAGAAAACCATCTATCAAGAATTCACAGATAAGAATCACTTGGTTTTGGATACTTTTCAATCAGCACTTCATGAAGATGAATTGATGATGAAGCGTTTACCTCAGCTCAATGATGGGATCATTGAGCATCTAATTGGCTTATCGAATTACATTCGGAAGCGTTTTAGCGAAATGAATCCTTTGGTTATGAATGAGATTCAGCGTTATTATCCCCAATGTTGGCAATTGTTTGAGGATTTCAAAAGCAAGTGTATATATCAAGATATCGTCACTTTATTGGAGAAGGGAATCCAAGAGGGCTATTTCAGACCAGAAATCGATCCTGAAATAATTGCCTTGATGCGAATGGAGCAAATGATAAGTTTATTTGATCCGATCAAATTTCCTGCGTCAAAGTACAATATGGGAGATTTACATTTAGAAATGTTCGAGCATTTCCTTTATGGGATTTTTACAGAAAAAGGAAAAGAAACTTATTTAAATAAGAAAAACAGCCAAAATTAA
- a CDS encoding alpha/beta fold hydrolase has product MDFLNTSFGKLAYQKHGKGNDVYLLFHGFGQNMKAFDTFLTLRKETQTYLIFDIFYHGQSSWKSINYKLTKDIWKEIIIQLMLEEGFEKFHLIGYSMGGKFSLATYELFPKQVQSLLLMAPDGIKTGFWYNMATFPGILNRVFRHVVFHPERFFKTMKMLKKVGILQKSLIKFVKSQMKTRTMRAQVYFTWIVFKPLQPSLGKIIQSLRENQTPITLVTGKFDKMVTTENLKKFTTKIPHIKIVELESGHNSLIEDTKNYYFEKGF; this is encoded by the coding sequence ATGGACTTTTTAAATACCAGCTTCGGGAAATTAGCTTATCAAAAACATGGTAAGGGCAACGACGTGTACCTCCTATTTCATGGGTTTGGTCAAAACATGAAAGCATTTGATACTTTTTTAACTCTAAGGAAAGAAACTCAAACTTATTTAATATTTGATATTTTTTATCATGGACAGAGCAGTTGGAAGTCCATCAACTATAAACTAACCAAAGATATTTGGAAGGAAATCATAATTCAGCTGATGCTGGAGGAAGGATTTGAAAAGTTTCACCTAATTGGCTATAGTATGGGTGGGAAGTTTTCTCTTGCCACTTATGAACTCTTTCCAAAGCAAGTTCAATCTCTCCTCCTCATGGCTCCTGATGGAATCAAAACAGGATTTTGGTATAATATGGCGACTTTTCCTGGAATACTCAATCGGGTTTTTAGGCATGTGGTATTTCATCCAGAACGATTTTTCAAAACAATGAAAATGCTTAAGAAGGTGGGGATTTTACAGAAAAGCTTGATCAAGTTCGTAAAATCTCAAATGAAAACCCGCACGATGCGTGCACAGGTCTATTTTACTTGGATAGTTTTCAAACCGCTACAGCCCTCTTTGGGAAAAATCATCCAATCTCTCAGAGAAAATCAAACTCCCATAACCTTAGTAACTGGTAAATTTGACAAAATGGTCACAACAGAAAATCTGAAGAAATTCACTACCAAAATTCCACATATTAAAATTGTGGAATTGGAAAGTGGCCACAATTCATTAATTGAGGATACAAAAAACTATTATTTCGAAAAAGGTTTCTAG
- a CDS encoding YoaK family protein has protein sequence MFRNRDKTRTHKHNMQIAMLLSLVAGFINVAGFISVGVLTTNVTGHFAFMVNDVVESHFSEGLIYGFYVISFFLGAFSANLLVELMFIKNERFIYSVPLGLEILLISIVAFFGHDIEFGFQTWIAIILLFAMGMQNSLVTKISKAVVRTTHLTGLFTDLGIELSQLFFVKSLENRSKLKSTILLRLTIIVFFFLGGIFAGFIFPVLHFKSLYLMAILLAFALIYDNLKYTFLKWKLNIRRHYLRKE, from the coding sequence ATGTTTCGAAACAGAGATAAAACCAGAACCCACAAACATAACATGCAAATTGCTATGCTGCTTTCTTTGGTAGCTGGCTTTATTAATGTAGCTGGCTTTATTTCCGTTGGTGTGTTGACAACCAATGTCACGGGACATTTTGCATTTATGGTAAATGACGTGGTTGAAAGTCACTTCTCAGAAGGCTTAATTTATGGCTTTTATGTAATTAGCTTTTTCCTCGGGGCATTCAGTGCGAATCTCCTTGTGGAGTTGATGTTCATCAAAAATGAAAGATTTATTTATAGTGTTCCGCTAGGACTGGAAATCTTACTTATTTCTATAGTTGCTTTTTTCGGACACGATATTGAATTTGGGTTCCAAACATGGATTGCGATAATTTTACTATTTGCTATGGGAATGCAAAACTCTTTGGTAACCAAAATTTCAAAAGCAGTTGTAAGGACGACTCACTTGACCGGGTTATTTACCGACTTAGGTATTGAATTGTCACAGTTGTTTTTTGTGAAAAGTTTAGAAAATAGGTCAAAACTGAAATCCACCATTTTGTTAAGGCTAACGATCATTGTTTTCTTTTTCCTCGGTGGTATTTTTGCTGGTTTCATTTTCCCTGTTTTACATTTTAAATCATTGTATCTAATGGCTATACTTTTAGCGTTTGCCCTGATCTACGATAATTTGAAATATACTTTTCTCAAATGGAAACTAAATATTAGAAGACATTATTTACGCAAGGAATAA
- the ung gene encoding uracil-DNA glycosylase, whose product MDVKIEDSWKSVLKDEFDKPYFAQLTQFIKDEYATQEIFPKGKEIFNAFAHCPFDKGKVVILGQDPYHGPGQAHGLSFSVREGIPFPPSLLNIFKEINRDLDQSMPANGNLTRWADQGVLLLNATLTVRASQAGSHQKKGWEEFTDAVIQNLATQKSNIVFMLWGAYAQKKAAFIDESKHLKLHAPHPSPLSAHRGFIGCGHFTQANDYLEKHGLSKIIW is encoded by the coding sequence ATGGATGTAAAAATAGAAGATAGCTGGAAATCAGTTTTAAAAGATGAATTTGATAAGCCTTATTTTGCTCAACTCACCCAGTTTATAAAAGATGAATATGCTACGCAGGAAATATTTCCCAAAGGCAAAGAGATTTTCAATGCTTTCGCTCACTGTCCTTTTGATAAGGGCAAAGTGGTGATTTTAGGGCAAGATCCCTATCATGGTCCAGGACAAGCACATGGTTTGTCTTTTTCTGTTAGGGAAGGTATCCCATTTCCTCCGAGTTTGCTCAATATTTTCAAAGAAATCAACAGAGATTTAGATCAATCCATGCCAGCAAATGGGAATCTTACCCGATGGGCAGATCAGGGTGTTTTGCTTTTAAATGCAACACTAACTGTACGCGCTTCACAAGCAGGATCGCATCAGAAAAAAGGCTGGGAGGAATTTACAGATGCTGTGATTCAAAATCTAGCTACTCAAAAATCCAACATTGTATTTATGCTCTGGGGAGCTTATGCTCAGAAAAAAGCTGCATTTATCGACGAATCCAAACATTTGAAACTTCATGCACCACATCCAAGTCCACTTTCTGCACATCGAGGGTTTATAGGTTGTGGGCATTTCACTCAAGCCAATGACTATTTAGAGAAACATGGACTCAGTAAAATTATTTGGTAG
- the apaG gene encoding Co2+/Mg2+ efflux protein ApaG, whose product MVSAITEGVKVSVEVTYQPEFSSPHQQHFVFTYKVNIENNSAHTIQLMRRKWEIFDAGDEFKIVEGDGVVGQQPILEPGQSHQYISGCNLKSGLGKMRGSYIMEKIKDGKIFQVNIPEFQMISQIFDN is encoded by the coding sequence ATGGTCAGTGCGATTACAGAAGGCGTCAAAGTGAGTGTGGAAGTTACCTATCAACCTGAATTTTCCAGTCCACATCAGCAACATTTTGTTTTTACTTACAAAGTAAATATAGAAAATAACAGTGCGCATACGATACAATTGATGCGAAGAAAGTGGGAAATTTTTGACGCAGGGGATGAATTCAAAATTGTAGAAGGTGATGGCGTAGTCGGACAGCAGCCAATTTTGGAGCCTGGACAATCTCATCAGTACATCTCAGGTTGTAATCTTAAATCAGGTTTAGGAAAAATGCGTGGATCATACATAATGGAAAAAATCAAAGATGGTAAGATTTTTCAGGTCAACATTCCAGAATTTCAAATGATCTCTCAAATTTTCGATAATTAA
- a CDS encoding O-methyltransferase has translation MKKSIYPFFSYLRYWFLQEDHYSLQSPFIYRIYTDLISNFLEKKAADLDLEEIRKFLLRDKEILKISDHGAGSKKLESQFRKTAKVTKYSTTGRKFSQLYQYFCSLTPAEKVLELGTCVGINTRYLSRVTAGTLYTFEGSEALYQKAQAFSIEENTQYILGDIRNSLPIILSKIEKVDFILIDATHNYTGTTTYFNQILPFLHQSSIVAIADIHWSKEMDLAWNEIKKHPKVRLSLDFYECGVLFFDEKITSGEYILKI, from the coding sequence TTGAAGAAAAGTATTTATCCATTCTTTTCTTACCTCCGATATTGGTTTCTACAGGAAGATCACTATTCGCTGCAATCGCCTTTCATCTATCGCATTTATACTGACCTGATCTCCAATTTTTTAGAAAAAAAAGCAGCTGATCTTGACTTGGAAGAAATCAGGAAATTTCTCTTGAGAGATAAAGAAATTTTAAAAATTTCTGATCACGGTGCGGGTTCAAAAAAACTAGAAAGTCAATTTCGGAAAACTGCTAAAGTAACAAAATACAGTACTACAGGCAGGAAGTTCTCACAACTTTATCAATATTTCTGTTCACTTACACCAGCAGAAAAAGTCTTGGAACTTGGGACATGTGTAGGAATTAACACTAGATATTTAAGTAGAGTAACAGCGGGAACACTTTATACTTTTGAAGGGTCAGAAGCTTTATATCAAAAAGCGCAAGCATTCTCTATTGAAGAGAATACTCAATATATTCTGGGAGATATTAGAAATTCCTTGCCCATTATTTTAAGTAAGATTGAAAAAGTTGATTTTATACTGATTGATGCAACACATAATTATACAGGAACAACGACATACTTCAATCAAATACTACCTTTCCTTCATCAATCAAGCATAGTCGCAATTGCAGATATTCATTGGTCCAAAGAAATGGATCTAGCATGGAATGAAATCAAAAAACATCCTAAGGTTCGATTAAGTCTTGATTTCTATGAGTGTGGAGTCTTGTTTTTCGATGAAAAAATCACTTCAGGAGAGTATATTTTAAAAATCTAA
- a CDS encoding SAM-dependent methyltransferase, with translation MTLSLNEQYWTSRYKQNLIGWDVGQVTFPIKQFLDQLVNKDLRVLIPGAGNAYEAAYAYASGFKNLHILDISKVPLDNFLEKYPDFPKSQVHHENFFDHQGKYDLILEQTFFCALPVELRKDYADKIHELLVQDGQLAGVLFNREFGNDNPPFGGSVEEYRSYFSNLFEIKKMEPCYNSIPPRLGSEVFIKIIKK, from the coding sequence ATGACTCTTTCACTGAACGAACAATACTGGACCTCGCGATACAAGCAAAATTTAATCGGTTGGGATGTAGGGCAAGTTACTTTCCCCATTAAGCAATTTTTAGACCAACTTGTAAACAAAGACTTGAGGGTTTTGATCCCAGGTGCAGGCAATGCTTATGAGGCAGCTTATGCTTATGCATCAGGATTCAAAAATTTGCATATTTTAGATATTTCCAAAGTTCCATTGGATAATTTTCTAGAGAAATATCCTGATTTCCCTAAAAGTCAGGTTCATCATGAAAACTTTTTTGACCATCAAGGTAAATATGACTTGATATTGGAACAGACTTTTTTCTGTGCGCTTCCTGTAGAGTTAAGAAAAGATTATGCAGATAAAATTCACGAACTCCTAGTTCAAGACGGTCAACTTGCTGGTGTACTTTTCAATAGGGAATTTGGAAATGATAACCCTCCATTTGGCGGAAGTGTAGAAGAGTATCGATCCTATTTCTCTAATTTATTTGAGATCAAAAAAATGGAGCCATGTTACAATTCTATTCCTCCACGTTTAGGCTCAGAGGTGTTTATAAAAATAATTAAGAAATAA
- the rpsF gene encoding 30S ribosomal protein S6 codes for MFQKNYETVFILTPVLSDVQMKDTVDKFVNLLKEQGAEIVNVENWGLKKMAYAIQKKSTGFYVLIEFKAEPTLIKKFELEIRRDEKILRFLTTVFDKHSLAYAEKRRKGEFNKKVEAKEEQAS; via the coding sequence ATGTTCCAAAAAAATTATGAAACGGTATTCATACTAACTCCCGTTTTGTCTGATGTTCAGATGAAGGATACCGTAGACAAGTTTGTAAACTTGTTAAAAGAGCAGGGGGCAGAAATCGTAAATGTTGAAAATTGGGGTCTTAAGAAAATGGCTTATGCTATTCAGAAGAAAAGCACCGGTTTCTACGTATTGATCGAATTCAAAGCAGAGCCAACTTTGATCAAAAAGTTTGAGCTTGAAATCAGAAGAGACGAGAAAATTTTAAGATTCTTGACTACAGTATTTGACAAGCATTCTTTGGCTTATGCTGAGAAAAGAAGAAAAGGTGAATTTAACAAAAAAGTTGAAGCTAAGGAGGAGCAAGCCTCATGA
- the rpsR gene encoding 30S ribosomal protein S18, whose translation MTLRNEPINRVENRKKYCRFKKNGIKYIDYKDPNFLLKFVNEQGKILPRRLTGNSAKFQRKVANAIKKARHLALLPFVADGLK comes from the coding sequence ATGACATTAAGAAACGAACCAATCAATAGAGTAGAGAATAGAAAGAAATATTGCCGATTCAAAAAGAATGGCATCAAGTATATTGACTACAAAGATCCTAACTTCCTTTTGAAGTTTGTGAACGAGCAAGGTAAAATCCTTCCAAGAAGATTGACCGGTAACTCTGCGAAGTTCCAAAGAAAAGTGGCTAACGCTATCAAAAAAGCAAGACACTTGGCTTTATTGCCATTCGTAGCTGATGGATTGAAATAA
- the rplI gene encoding 50S ribosomal protein L9, with amino-acid sequence MEVILKTDIKGLGYKNDLVAVKPGYGRNYLIPQGFAVLATQSNKKILAENIKQAAHKAEKIKTEAEGISAKLGNLTLEIKAKIGESGKIFGKVTTLQISDALANQGIEIDRKKISINVPVQSAGEFEAEVDLHREVKSSVKFVVVAE; translated from the coding sequence ATGGAAGTTATCTTAAAAACAGACATAAAAGGTTTAGGTTACAAGAATGATCTTGTAGCAGTTAAGCCTGGATATGGCAGAAACTACCTTATCCCACAGGGATTTGCTGTATTGGCTACCCAATCCAATAAAAAAATACTTGCTGAAAACATCAAGCAAGCAGCTCACAAAGCTGAAAAAATCAAAACTGAAGCTGAAGGAATCTCTGCTAAACTTGGAAATCTAACTTTGGAAATCAAAGCTAAAATAGGTGAATCAGGAAAAATCTTCGGTAAAGTAACTACACTTCAGATTTCTGATGCTTTGGCTAACCAAGGAATAGAAATTGATAGAAAGAAAATCTCTATCAACGTACCTGTTCAATCTGCTGGTGAATTTGAAGCTGAAGTAGATCTTCACAGAGAAGTAAAAAGTTCAGTGAAATTCGTAGTAGTAGCTGAATAA